The following are encoded in a window of Terriglobales bacterium genomic DNA:
- a CDS encoding amidohydrolase family protein: MKWKPSSAALFTFVLSCLAMSQQVTAIRAGHLIDPATGKVTDNRVIVIKEGKVESAGGSVPAGAQVIDLSKQWVMPGLMDAHTHITMDIPPAPPDVSSWEAVQAKESTAFRALRGLHQAEDILHSGFTTIRDVGNAGNYADTALRQALEKGWFVGPTIINAGKIIANFGGQSHGVSPEQGRMWNFEYLDADNPAEIRKAIHQDIYYGAKVIKLVADNEGFVYTEEDIRAAADEAHKAGLKLAVHVFGGQAATNVIEGGADSVEHGFGLTDEQLQLMKQKGTYLAGTDFPYEHLAAFGGILPGFDLRKTADQIQDRLSRAYKIGVRMAFSTDDIANLPGKNRGQMSMDFLDIWTKAGIPAPAILKAMTTNCAELLGIEKERGAIAAGQYADIIATTANPLQDIQALRNVTFVMKEGRVVKQK, translated from the coding sequence ATGAAGTGGAAGCCATCCTCCGCCGCTCTGTTCACGTTCGTCCTCAGTTGTCTCGCGATGTCCCAGCAGGTGACCGCGATTCGCGCCGGGCATCTCATCGATCCCGCCACCGGCAAGGTTACGGACAATCGGGTGATCGTCATCAAGGAGGGGAAGGTCGAGAGCGCAGGCGGCAGCGTGCCTGCGGGGGCGCAGGTGATCGACCTGTCGAAGCAGTGGGTGATGCCGGGGCTGATGGACGCGCACACCCACATCACGATGGATATTCCGCCGGCGCCGCCGGATGTCTCGTCGTGGGAGGCGGTCCAAGCCAAGGAGAGCACGGCGTTCCGCGCGCTGCGCGGGCTGCACCAGGCGGAGGACATCCTGCACAGCGGGTTCACCACCATCCGCGACGTGGGCAATGCCGGTAATTACGCCGACACGGCACTCCGCCAGGCCCTGGAGAAGGGATGGTTCGTGGGCCCCACCATCATCAACGCGGGCAAGATCATCGCGAACTTCGGGGGGCAATCGCACGGAGTCTCCCCGGAGCAGGGCCGCATGTGGAATTTCGAGTACCTGGACGCCGACAATCCGGCGGAGATCCGCAAGGCCATCCACCAGGACATCTACTACGGGGCAAAGGTGATCAAGCTGGTGGCCGACAACGAGGGCTTCGTCTACACGGAGGAAGACATCCGGGCCGCTGCGGACGAGGCCCACAAGGCAGGACTGAAGCTGGCGGTGCACGTGTTCGGAGGACAGGCCGCAACCAACGTCATCGAGGGCGGGGCGGACTCGGTGGAACACGGGTTCGGGCTGACCGACGAGCAGCTCCAGCTCATGAAGCAGAAAGGCACGTACCTGGCGGGCACGGATTTTCCCTACGAGCACCTGGCTGCCTTCGGGGGCATACTGCCTGGGTTCGACCTTCGGAAGACCGCCGACCAGATCCAGGACCGGCTGTCACGCGCCTACAAGATCGGCGTCAGAATGGCGTTCAGCACCGACGACATCGCCAACCTGCCGGGCAAGAACCGCGGACAGATGTCGATGGACTTTCTGGACATCTGGACCAAGGCCGGGATTCCCGCGCCCGCGATCCTGAAAGCCATGACCACGAATTGTGCGGAGCTGCTGGGGATCGAGAAGGAGCGCGGGGCGATCGCCGCCGGCCAATACGCGGACATCATCGCCACCACGGCCAATCCCCTCCAGGATATCCAGGCGCTGCGCAACGTGACCTTCGTGATGAAGGAAGGGCGGGTGGTGAAGCAGAAGTAG